The following proteins are encoded in a genomic region of Phragmites australis chromosome 9, lpPhrAust1.1, whole genome shotgun sequence:
- the LOC133929764 gene encoding late embryogenesis abundant protein EMB564 produces MASGQESRKELDSKAREGETVVPGGTGGKSLEAQEHLAQGRSRGGQTRKEQLGQEGYSEMGKKGGLSSTDESGGERAAREGIDVDESKFTTKS; encoded by the exons ATGGCGTCCGGGCAGGAGAGCAGGAAGGAGCTGGACAGCAAGGCCCGCGAGGGGGAGACCGTCGTCCCCGGCGGCACCGGCGGAAAGAGCCTAGAGGCCCAGGAGCACCTCGCCCAAG GGCGCAGCCGCGGGGGGCAGACTCGGAAGGAGCAGCTGGGGCAGGAGGGGTACAGCGAGATGGGGAAGAAGGGCGGGCTGAGCTCCACGGACGAGTCCGGCGGCGAGCGCGCCGCCAGGGAGGGCATCGACGTCGACGAGTCCAAGTTCACCACCAAGTCCTAG